A section of the Lathamus discolor isolate bLatDis1 chromosome 6, bLatDis1.hap1, whole genome shotgun sequence genome encodes:
- the LOC136016575 gene encoding LOW QUALITY PROTEIN: inner centromere protein-like (The sequence of the model RefSeq protein was modified relative to this genomic sequence to represent the inferred CDS: deleted 2 bases in 1 codon; substituted 1 base at 1 genomic stop codon): protein MAEAAGPTRLLEVCGQRLARFLRDAERKRLAWLREVEEQGMRMLESNLGAEPGPVTRTPSQRRRSRRRQSSCLKDYGKEPGRRRLSRRRSSIKLVSFKPGSQRRQSKEQPLDPGCGGAGAQACAAAELPALPGEGAAEAPGPSGTQARDPQHCPAGACGLPVWEQPPRGDAASERQDGAPVTGVRAGPTATGARAAPGRRTSTSTPKAAGAGAAPDLREPLLPGSGSQGAALGPRARRCSGRRSSLSAAGRGASLGRRCSLAGRRASRSRRAAARKAAARESSSASSRVSCQSSLEVFVEEDVAGMRPGLELDPPREGAPEDTLPSVRSTPAASSPAQRSPAPEQQAGTDAGLQARRGREGLPGHSRWEVGSNEQLELERREEAGGLCVEQVVPIQRGTPINPNRESQNKDQERSPCARPQEDSPCTWTRSRKQATGAVRKGQPPGARAPSPSGDQRGSPAEPRCGAGSEVARPLRSLLRAVQRHPLLASPGAPRHGGVVRSLLQRSTPARPNAKGDFVVSNDTLNRGHWRVPWASRALTAPSPLTGIVQLGPHQCLQLPVHKQPGGRNKPQQLVQSELISLQEKERQRLESLRKKQEAEEQRKKKMEEEKRQRQAEMKQKREERLRKALQARERAEEEKKKRMEQKVLQSDEKVRLSQVRDREEKAEERGRKKLSKKSGEAEARKQKALKGEEGELEQAEPLQKRREDEMKGKGKKVLELKSLLEQQQAEHGKGRYRLGSALRRPWAAGRVKQGTETALLKVGACRGLRRAAGTGAGGWRIAGGHGQAPLCNXAQVLPRDHRHGGKEKPPHPQLGATALPEKHRKQEEADLQRPGEKQLKHPEAPSAAVGTGLSKTLKSSREQGPDRPRNTEWFEWCSRVCKAKHLHRGRTLFSRGFCTQTKEKSISAPFLKPLKGMEQSSHPKVSEDNYGMDQNSDDATDDENDPRKPVPAWADGPRLKQGIMHQYYHPVNTDQLFGLISGLRLEEIFGKSKPRYFKRTSSAVWHSPPRPRSASGPSCSLNK, encoded by the exons ATGGCGGAAGCCGCCGGCCCCACGCGGCTGCTGGAGGTGTGCGGGCAGCGGCTCGCCCGGTTCCTCCGCGATGCCGAGCGCAAGCGCCTGGCGTGGCTGCGGGAGGTGGAGGAGCAGGGcatgaggatgctggagag CAACCTGGGCGCTGAACCGGGGCCGGTGACCAGAACGCCCTCCCAGAGGAGACGCTCCAGGAGGAGGCAGTCCTCCTGCCTGAAGGACTACGGCAAGGAGCCCGGCAGGCGGAG GTTGTccagaaggagaagcagcatcaAGCTCGTGTCCTTCAAGCCAGGCTCCCAAAGGCGCCAGAGCAAGGAGCAGCCCCTGGATCCTGGCTGTGGTGGGGCGGGTGCCCAGGCCTGCGCTGCAGCCGAGCTCCCCGCACTGcctggggaaggggcagcagaAGCACCAGGTCCCAGCGGAACCCAGGCGCGTGacccacagcactgccctgcGGGTGCCTGTGGGCTCCCTGTCTGGGAGCAGCCACCCCGGGGGGATGCAGCCAGCGAGCGGCAGGACGGGGCCCCTGTCACCGGGGTCCGTGCTGGCCCCACAGCGACGGGGGCGCGGGCAGCCCCCGGCAGAAGAACGAGCACCTCCACTCCCAAGgctgccggggccggggccgctcCGGACCTGCGAGAGCCGCTCCTGCCGGGCTCCGGCAGCCAAGGAGCCGCGCTGGGCCCCAGAGCGCGGCGCTGCTCCGGGCGCCGGAGCTCGCTGAGCGCCGCGGGCCGCGGGGCATCCCTGGGCAGGCGGTGCTCCCTGGCCGGCCGGAGGGCGAGCAGGAGCCGCAGGGCAGCGGCCAGGAAGGCGGCGGCTCGGGAATCGTCGTCTGCCTCCAGCAGAGTGAGCT gtcAGAGCTCCCTGGAAGTGTTCGTGGAAGAGGATGTGGCCGGGATGAG gcctgggctggagctggaccCCCCAAGGGAAGGG GCTCCGGAGGACACGCTCCCTTCCGTCAGAAGCACCCCGGCTGCCAGCTCCCCTGCACAGCGCTCGCCTGCTCccgagcagcaggcagggaccGATGCAG GCCTCCAAGCAAGGCGAGGGAGGGAAGGGCTTCCTGGTCATTCACGGTGGGAAGTGGGATCTAAtgagcagctggagctggagcgTAGGGAAGAAGCTGGAGGCCTTTGCGTGGAACAGGTTGTGCCCATTCAGAGGG GAACCCCGATAAATCCCAACAGAGAATCCCAGAACAAGGACCAGGAGCGATCGCCCTGTGCCAGGCCCCAGGAGGATTCCCCATGTACCTG GACGAGGAGCCGCAAGCAGGCGACGGGCGCCGTGCGGAAGGGGCAGCCGCCGGGGGCTCGGGCCCCGTCCCCTTCGGGTGACCAACGCGGGAGCCCCGCAGAGCCCCGCTGCGGCGCGGGCAGCGAG GTGGCGCGGCCGCTGCGGAGCCTCCTGCGGGCCGTGCAGCGGCACCCGCTGCTCGCCAGCCCCGGTGCCCCCCGGCACGGCGGGGTCGTGAGGAGCCTCCTGCAGCGCAGCACCCCCGCCCGGCCCAACGCCAAG GGAGACTTTGTTGTAAGTAACGACACCCTTAACCGTGGGCACTGGAGGGTTCCATGGGCCTCACGGGCGCTGAcagctccttcccctctcaCTGGCATCGTGCAGCTGGGGCCACACCAGTG CCTCCAGCTGCCTGTGCACAAGCAGCCCGGGGGTAGGAACAAGCCCCAGCAGTTGGTACAGTCTGAACTCATCTCCCTCCAGGAGAAGGAGCGGCAGAGACTGGAAAGCCTCAGGAAGAAGCAGGAAGCTGAggaacagaggaagaagaaaatggaggaggagaagaggcagcGGCAGGCGGAAATGAAGCA gaagagggaagagcgCCTGAGGAAGGCGCTGCAGGCTCGGGAGcgggcagaggaggagaagaagaagcgGATGGAGCAGAAGGTCCTGCAGAGCGATGAGAAG GTGCGGCTCTCCCAGGTgcgggacagggaggagaaggcGGAGGAGCGGGGCAGGAAGAAGCTGTCCAAGAAGTCTGGGGAAGCTGAGGCACGGAAGCAGAAAGCACTGAAGGGG gAGGAGGGTGAattggagcaggcagagccgctgcagaagaggagagaggatgaaatgaagggaaaaggaaagaaagtcttGGAGCTGAAAAGTcttctggagcagcagcaggcggAACACGGGAAGGGGAGGTATCGCCTTGGCTCTGCCCTCAGGCGGCCCTGGGCAGCGGGCAGGGTGAAGCAGGGAACAGAAACGGCATTGCTGAAGGTGGGAGCCTGCCGAGGGCTCCGGCGGGCCGCGGGCActggagcaggaggctggaggaTTGCTGGGGGGCACGGGCAAGCTCCGCTCTGTAACTGAGCGCAGG TCCTCCCCAGGGATCACAGACAcggagggaaggagaagcctCCCCATCCACAGCTGGGGGCAACGGCGTTGCCTGAGAAGCACCGAAAG CAGGAGGAAGCTGATCTGCAGCGCCCGGGAGAGAAGCAGCTCAAGCACCCAGAGGCACCGAGTGCTGCCGTTGGCACAGGGCTGAGCAAAACGCTAAAG AGCTCAAGGGAGCAAGGACCAGACCGGCCACGAAACACAGAATGGTTCGAGTGGTGCAGCCGTGTGTGCAAAGCCAAGCACTTGCACAGGGGTAGGACTCTGTTCTCCCGAGGCTTTTGCACACAGACCAAGGAG AAATCCATCTCCGCACCCTTCTTGAAGCCCCTGAAGGgcatggagcagagcagccaccCAAAGGTGAGCGAGGACAACTATGGCATGGACCAGAACAGCGACGATGCCACAGATGATGAGAACGACCCTCGGAAGCCGGTCCCTGCCTGGGCTGACG GCCCTCGGCTCAAGCAGGGCATCATGCACCAGTACTACCACCCGGTGAACACGGACCAGCTCTTCGGGCTCATCTCCGGCCTCCGCCTGGAGGAGATCTTTGGCAAGAGCAAGCCCCGGTACTTCAAGCGCACGAGCTCGGCCGTTTGGCATTCCCCACCCAGGCCCAGGTCTGCCTCTGGCCCCTCCTGCAGCCTCAACAAGTGA